A portion of the Deltaproteobacteria bacterium genome contains these proteins:
- a CDS encoding phosphoribosylformylglycinamidine cyclo-ligase, giving the protein MSKISYRDSGVDVEAGDQLVDWLIDSESNSKVDGVGAEHRPSPRKDQIVSGIGGFAAVFRAQFSHLKKPCLVAATDGIGTKILLASHTGRYKEVAQDLVAMCVNDLACSGAEPLFFLDYYATSKLEPKAAKEFLEGVRNACHEVNCALIGGETAEMPGVYKPGDFDAAGFAVGVVDEEEMLGPSRVHVGDQVIGVSSSGFHSNGFSLLRRVFEKDLDEWADRLLIPTALYVNLILKLKSLGLIKAVAHITGGGMENLPRVLPKGTEVKLIDWAWPEAFIEVQERAQLTRDEMLKTLNCGVGLAMVCSAQDVAKVEAIVKEFDHTSYQLGRVDQSSNSADPAQVVY; this is encoded by the coding sequence ATGTCAAAAATTTCTTATCGCGACTCGGGCGTCGATGTCGAAGCAGGCGATCAGCTTGTCGACTGGCTAATTGATTCTGAATCTAACAGCAAAGTAGATGGCGTGGGTGCCGAGCATCGCCCGTCGCCTAGAAAAGATCAGATTGTTTCTGGCATAGGCGGGTTTGCAGCAGTTTTCCGAGCCCAATTTAGTCATTTGAAAAAGCCGTGCTTGGTCGCCGCGACTGATGGAATCGGCACTAAAATACTATTGGCAAGTCACACTGGTCGGTACAAAGAAGTGGCGCAAGATCTCGTCGCAATGTGTGTAAATGATCTTGCGTGCTCGGGCGCCGAGCCACTTTTCTTTTTAGATTACTATGCGACAAGCAAACTAGAACCAAAAGCTGCAAAAGAATTTTTAGAAGGTGTTCGCAATGCCTGCCACGAAGTTAACTGCGCCTTGATCGGCGGCGAGACCGCCGAGATGCCTGGGGTGTACAAACCGGGGGACTTTGATGCGGCGGGCTTTGCTGTCGGGGTAGTTGATGAAGAAGAAATGTTAGGACCATCGCGGGTTCATGTGGGCGACCAGGTGATTGGGGTTTCTAGTTCTGGGTTTCACTCAAATGGCTTCTCACTTCTTCGTCGTGTTTTCGAGAAAGATTTGGATGAATGGGCTGATCGACTTCTCATTCCGACGGCTCTTTATGTGAATCTGATCTTGAAATTGAAAAGTCTTGGACTAATAAAAGCCGTGGCCCATATCACTGGTGGCGGAATGGAAAACTTGCCGCGGGTTCTGCCAAAAGGAACCGAGGTAAAACTAATCGACTGGGCTTGGCCGGAAGCATTTATTGAAGTTCAAGAGCGCGCACAGCTAACAAGAGATGAAATGCTTAAGACCTTAAACTGCGGTGTCGGGTTAGCCATGGTATGTTCGGCTCAAGACGTAGCCAAAGTAGAAGCAATCGTTAAAGAGTTTGATCACACCTCGTATCAGTTGGGACGTGTTGATCAGTCTTCCAACAGCGCAGACCCTGCGCAAGTGGTGTACTGA
- a CDS encoding sodium-dependent transporter: MAGRRDTLWGTRFGFYLAAVGSALGLGNLWRFPFVTVENGGGAFVLLYVGFVLVIGLPILIGELMLGKITRRGSVAAFRRLESDDDVGEGPRGTYWAGGLAAASCLLVVSYYAVVSGWVLHFLMQFTFGGILSSGENLDASLRFLKENGALQLALASVHILLSLVIVVKGVQEGIEKWVGNIMPVFVVLLGILVVKSLATGQAAEALRFQFYPDFTKLTWYSPLHALGHAFFSLSIGMGTMIAFGSYLKPEAHIPSAGFRVAVLDTVISLFAGLLIFPTIIGMSLGGTGPEMLFRALPRLLQGIESGWFFGVAFFVCLYLGALGASIGLLEALVANVTEVLKVSREKAGWVVGLATVICAVIPALSSSALKNVTINGHALFSIWDSVVVNGILPIGVLAFCLALSKKLKAKPAIGEFINDDSLVTQTLYSHWRFAIRVFTPWVITLCLMIALAATVIEYFTS; encoded by the coding sequence ATGGCCGGGCGCAGAGATACACTTTGGGGAACCAGATTTGGTTTTTATCTGGCAGCGGTGGGTTCGGCACTAGGCCTTGGAAATCTGTGGCGTTTTCCATTTGTGACTGTTGAAAATGGCGGCGGCGCATTCGTTCTGCTATACGTAGGTTTCGTGTTGGTCATCGGACTTCCGATTTTGATAGGTGAGTTGATGCTAGGGAAAATCACCCGCCGTGGTTCGGTTGCAGCATTTCGTCGCCTCGAAAGTGATGATGATGTTGGCGAGGGCCCACGCGGCACCTACTGGGCAGGTGGACTCGCGGCGGCTAGCTGTCTTTTGGTAGTTTCCTATTACGCGGTCGTCAGCGGCTGGGTTTTACATTTCCTCATGCAATTCACGTTTGGCGGCATACTTTCGTCTGGCGAAAACCTTGATGCGAGTCTGCGATTTTTGAAAGAAAATGGCGCGTTGCAACTGGCATTGGCGAGTGTCCACATTCTTCTTTCGCTGGTGATCGTTGTGAAGGGCGTCCAAGAGGGAATCGAAAAATGGGTTGGAAATATCATGCCCGTCTTCGTCGTGCTACTGGGAATTCTCGTGGTCAAATCTTTGGCAACGGGGCAGGCGGCCGAGGCTTTGCGTTTTCAATTTTATCCCGATTTCACGAAGCTCACTTGGTACTCGCCGCTTCACGCACTGGGGCACGCTTTTTTTTCACTGTCGATCGGAATGGGTACTATGATTGCCTTTGGCTCCTATCTCAAGCCAGAGGCGCATATTCCAAGTGCTGGGTTTCGAGTCGCGGTTCTTGACACCGTGATTTCACTTTTCGCGGGGTTGTTAATTTTCCCAACGATTATCGGAATGAGTCTCGGAGGAACTGGACCGGAAATGCTTTTCCGCGCGCTACCGCGTCTGTTACAAGGCATTGAATCTGGCTGGTTCTTTGGTGTGGCATTTTTTGTGTGCCTCTACCTAGGGGCTCTGGGTGCGTCCATCGGTCTTTTGGAGGCACTCGTTGCCAACGTCACCGAAGTTTTGAAAGTGTCGCGGGAAAAAGCAGGATGGGTCGTAGGTTTAGCGACGGTGATCTGCGCAGTTATTCCGGCACTTTCATCTAGTGCCTTAAAGAATGTCACCATCAATGGTCACGCACTGTTTTCGATTTGGGACTCAGTGGTGGTAAATGGAATATTGCCGATCGGGGTCCTTGCATTTTGTTTGGCGCTCTCCAAGAAGTTGAAGGCGAAGCCAGCAATTGGCGAGTTCATCAACGATGACTCGCTTGTGACACAAACGCTCTATTCTCATTGGCGGTTCGCAATCCGCGTTTTCACACCTTGGGTGATCACGCTTTGTCTTATGATCGCGTTAGCAGCGACGGTGATCGAGTATTTTACTTCTTAG
- a CDS encoding outer membrane beta-barrel protein, whose translation MSNGKFQRGLQFKRAWVIVSLALLALVTLASPNVNAEENSTDRLRLESGVLLAQVDDSYDPFADYSEFEESVEEEEDLNFFRNGRLLTVGFVGGLRGWTQTLGQVYSSNISFGLFICYFFDLRFALQFGFTVSDHLLSVAGNGFSPIRGNVNASDLGANLKYYFNTQNVTRGLAELNPYIVGGFSQIYRTITVSGNDNFAKDAAFAFNAGAGIEIPMMRNKLFFGLQGLFQYAMFTDENKIILDENDQSTGITPAGDSFTVMAVLGVNF comes from the coding sequence GTGTCGAATGGTAAATTCCAGCGAGGTCTGCAATTCAAACGTGCTTGGGTGATCGTTTCATTGGCACTTCTGGCACTTGTGACCCTTGCCTCGCCGAATGTGAACGCCGAAGAAAATTCGACAGACCGTTTACGCCTCGAGTCCGGCGTCTTGCTCGCTCAAGTAGACGATTCGTATGACCCGTTCGCTGACTATTCAGAATTTGAAGAGTCGGTTGAGGAGGAGGAAGACCTCAACTTTTTTCGAAACGGGCGCCTTCTTACAGTTGGGTTTGTCGGTGGCTTGCGCGGGTGGACACAGACCTTGGGTCAAGTTTACTCGAGCAACATCAGCTTCGGACTTTTCATCTGCTATTTTTTCGATCTCCGTTTTGCGCTTCAGTTTGGCTTTACGGTCAGCGACCATTTGCTGAGTGTCGCAGGAAACGGCTTTTCGCCGATTCGCGGCAACGTCAACGCCAGCGATCTCGGCGCCAATTTGAAATATTATTTTAACACCCAAAACGTGACGCGCGGGTTGGCCGAGCTGAATCCGTACATCGTCGGAGGCTTTTCACAGATTTATCGAACGATCACAGTGTCAGGAAACGATAACTTCGCGAAAGATGCAGCTTTTGCGTTCAACGCCGGCGCGGGAATTGAAATACCCATGATGCGAAATAAACTTTTCTTTGGCCTTCAAGGTCTTTTCCAATATGCAATGTTCACCGATGAAAACAAGATCATACTTGACGAGAATGACCAATCCACTGGGATTACACCCGCCGGCGATTCATTCACTGTGATGGCAGTTCTAGGCGTTAACTTCTAA